One genomic region from Halorussus rarus encodes:
- a CDS encoding DUF7504 family protein: protein MTGPSADRETRLVRTRVDADPHTLVLGRTRGDTAALSVLADPLSAEGPMDALAITHDDPETFLATMRDRIERAPRNVGVVSVGDRMRSASASSPVDRSVVRGVADPADAAAIRDVVAGYLDAWPADGRTVAYVDSATSFLDRWETDRAVGFLRELLRAFDARDATGYVRLTPAVHDCATVREVAALFDTVVECLEDLTERAHRRGETVDDPTGAGDDAEHAGDDATAGSG from the coding sequence ATGACCGGGCCGAGTGCCGACCGAGAGACCAGACTCGTCCGGACTCGCGTCGACGCCGACCCCCACACGCTCGTGCTGGGGCGGACTCGCGGCGACACGGCGGCGCTGTCGGTGCTCGCCGACCCGCTCTCGGCCGAGGGACCGATGGACGCGCTGGCGATCACCCACGACGACCCCGAAACGTTCCTCGCGACGATGCGCGACCGAATCGAGCGGGCGCCGCGGAACGTCGGGGTCGTCAGCGTCGGCGACCGGATGCGGTCGGCCAGCGCGTCGTCGCCCGTCGACCGGAGCGTCGTCAGGGGCGTCGCCGACCCCGCCGACGCCGCGGCGATCCGCGACGTGGTCGCGGGCTACCTCGACGCGTGGCCCGCCGACGGCCGGACCGTCGCGTACGTCGACTCGGCGACCTCGTTCCTCGACCGGTGGGAGACCGACCGCGCGGTCGGCTTCCTCCGGGAACTGCTCCGCGCGTTCGACGCCCGCGACGCGACGGGCTACGTCCGCTTGACGCCCGCTGTCCACGACTGCGCGACCGTCCGGGAGGTCGCGGCGCTGTTCGACACGGTCGTCGAGTGCCTGGAGGACCTGACCGAGCGCGCCCACCGCCGAGGCGAGACCGTCGACGACCCGACGGGTGCAGGCGACGACGCGGAGCACGCGGGCGACGACGCGACGGCCGGGTCGGGGTAG
- a CDS encoding HalOD1 output domain-containing protein has translation MSKSGTGNDTTDSSGPTEETDRSGVYRASFDPDGPATVSDAVIQAIADVAGVDPTSTVIPLSDRVDPDALDALFTGSEGDAQVAFRVCGLRVLVRSGGRVRIVDDAAFEDG, from the coding sequence ATGTCTAAAAGTGGCACTGGGAACGATACCACCGACAGCTCGGGGCCGACGGAGGAGACCGACCGGTCCGGCGTCTACCGCGCCTCGTTCGACCCCGACGGGCCGGCGACGGTCAGCGACGCCGTCATCCAGGCCATCGCCGACGTCGCGGGCGTCGACCCGACTTCGACCGTCATCCCGCTCTCCGACCGCGTCGACCCTGACGCGCTCGACGCGCTGTTCACCGGAAGCGAGGGAGACGCTCAGGTCGCGTTCCGCGTCTGCGGTCTCCGGGTTCTCGTCCGGAGCGGCGGCCGAGTCCGAATCGTAGACGACGCGGCCTTCGAGGACGGATGA
- a CDS encoding twin-arginine translocation signal domain-containing protein gives MTQKSSRRRFLKAAAATGALAGLNATVLAQGQNEEVILLGGYTRAWEGYRLPGGESASGSSNPTLTLQEGTTYTLMWQNGDGVGHNFAIQDSQGNNLEVLEPLSVQPDTFQQINETSANQSVSLQVSGGNVTGVSTGNQTGGGGNATGGQQSTESLIASTEIISEQGAVQAVRFTATPEMAQYICLVHPNTMVGDVQVQGGGGGGGGNNSSM, from the coding sequence ATGACACAGAAGTCATCTCGTCGTCGCTTCCTGAAAGCGGCGGCAGCGACCGGTGCATTGGCGGGACTGAACGCGACGGTGCTGGCCCAGGGCCAGAACGAGGAGGTAATCCTGCTCGGCGGATACACCCGGGCGTGGGAGGGCTACCGCCTGCCCGGCGGGGAGTCGGCGTCCGGGTCCTCGAACCCGACGCTGACCCTGCAGGAGGGGACGACCTACACGCTGATGTGGCAGAACGGCGACGGCGTGGGTCACAACTTCGCCATCCAGGACTCGCAGGGCAACAACCTGGAGGTGCTCGAGCCGCTGTCGGTCCAGCCCGACACGTTCCAGCAGATCAACGAGACGAGCGCGAACCAGAGCGTCTCGCTCCAGGTATCCGGCGGGAACGTCACCGGCGTCTCGACGGGCAACCAGACGGGCGGCGGCGGGAACGCGACCGGCGGTCAGCAGTCCACCGAGTCGCTCATCGCCTCGACCGAGATCATCTCCGAGCAGGGCGCCGTGCAGGCGGTGCGGTTCACCGCGACCCCGGAGATGGCCCAGTACATCTGTCTCGTCCACCCCAACACCATGGTCGGCGACGTCCAGGTCCAGGGTGGCGGCGGCGGTGGCGGCGGCAACAACAGCTCGATGTGA
- the aroC gene encoding chorismate synthase, whose product MNGNSFGRLFQVTTFGESHGEAMGVTVSGCPAGLELDEDDVQADLDRRKPGQSMITTSRGEPDHVSIKSGLQDGYTTGTPIGMVIDNKDARSEKYEPFITAPRPSHGDFTYSAKFGTRNWGGGGRSSARETVNWVAAGAVAKKLLAREGVELKAHVNQIGDIEAPEVSFEEILEHSEENEVRCAHPETAERMRERIDEYQQEGDSIGGSIYFEARGVPRGLGAPRFDSVEARLGQAMMSVPASTAFEFGLGREAREYTGSERNDEWELEDPDDPEGSDPVPVENDHGGLQGGITTGEPIYGEVTLHAPTSIPKTQTTVDWEAGEEREEQVIGRHDPVLPPRGVPVVEAMLALTLVDFMLLGGRINPDRVDDRPGEYDTDYHPSSPRNE is encoded by the coding sequence ATGAACGGCAACAGCTTCGGACGCCTCTTCCAGGTCACGACGTTCGGCGAGAGCCACGGCGAGGCGATGGGCGTCACCGTCTCGGGCTGTCCCGCGGGGCTCGAACTCGACGAGGACGACGTGCAGGCCGACCTCGACCGCCGCAAGCCCGGTCAGTCGATGATAACCACGAGTCGGGGCGAACCCGACCACGTCTCCATCAAGTCGGGGCTCCAGGACGGCTACACCACGGGCACGCCCATCGGGATGGTCATCGACAACAAGGACGCCCGGTCGGAGAAGTACGAACCGTTCATCACCGCGCCGCGGCCCAGCCACGGCGACTTCACCTACTCGGCGAAGTTCGGCACGCGCAACTGGGGCGGCGGCGGCCGGTCGTCGGCCCGCGAGACGGTCAACTGGGTCGCGGCCGGCGCCGTCGCGAAGAAGCTGCTCGCACGCGAGGGCGTCGAACTCAAGGCCCACGTCAACCAGATCGGCGACATCGAGGCGCCCGAAGTCTCATTCGAGGAGATACTCGAACACAGCGAGGAGAACGAGGTCCGGTGCGCCCACCCCGAGACCGCCGAGCGGATGCGCGAGCGCATCGACGAGTACCAGCAGGAGGGCGACTCCATCGGCGGCTCCATCTACTTCGAGGCCCGCGGCGTCCCCCGCGGACTCGGCGCGCCCCGGTTCGACTCGGTGGAGGCCCGGCTCGGCCAGGCCATGATGAGCGTCCCCGCCTCGACCGCCTTCGAGTTCGGCCTCGGACGCGAGGCCCGCGAGTACACCGGGAGCGAGCGCAACGACGAGTGGGAACTCGAGGACCCCGACGACCCCGAGGGGAGCGACCCCGTGCCGGTCGAGAACGATCACGGCGGCCTCCAGGGCGGCATCACCACGGGCGAACCCATCTACGGCGAGGTGACCCTCCACGCGCCCACGTCGATCCCCAAGACCCAGACCACGGTCGACTGGGAGGCCGGCGAGGAGCGCGAGGAGCAGGTCATCGGCCGCCACGACCCCGTTCTCCCGCCCCGGGGCGTCCCGGTGGTCGAGGCGATGCTGGCGCTCACGCTCGTCGACTTCATGCTGCTGGGCGGGCGCATCAACCCCGACAGAGTCGACGACCGGCCCGGCGAGTACGACACCGACTACCACCCGAGCAGCCCGCGGAACGAGTAG
- a CDS encoding 3-phosphoshikimate 1-carboxyvinyltransferase, which yields MDVEIEPSTVSGSARAPSSKSYTHRAILAAGYAGGALVYDPLVSADTKATMRAVDAFGGDVTREFDHLDVDGFDGRPEVPGDVLDCANSGTTMRLVTAAAALADGATVLTGDESLRSRPHGPLLEAIEDLGGRAESTRGNGQAPLVVGGPVSGGSVSMPGDVSSQFVSALLMAGAVTDDGIEVNLETELKSAPYVDITLELLDEFGVEAGKRDLGAGGDGADGGDGDGDGASGERGAGGGTYYVEGGQFYEPEDGEYHVPGDFSSISYLLGAGAVAAGPDDPVRVKGAYPSAQGDSKIVGVLGRMGADVDWNRDDGVITVRRSDLSGVEVDVGDTPDLLPTIASLGAVADGETRIVNCEHVRYKETDRVSAMAEELEKLGATTRESADRLTVVGAESDLTGGAVDGRGDHRVVMALAVAALAADGPTTIAGGEHVDVSFPDFFDVLYDLGATVNR from the coding sequence ATGGACGTGGAGATAGAACCATCGACGGTCTCGGGGTCGGCGCGCGCGCCCTCCTCGAAGAGCTACACCCATCGGGCGATTCTGGCCGCAGGCTACGCCGGCGGCGCGCTGGTGTACGACCCGCTGGTGAGCGCAGACACGAAGGCGACGATGCGGGCGGTCGACGCCTTCGGTGGAGACGTCACCCGCGAGTTCGACCACCTCGACGTCGACGGCTTCGACGGCCGGCCCGAGGTGCCCGGCGACGTCCTCGACTGCGCGAACAGCGGGACGACGATGCGACTCGTCACGGCCGCCGCGGCGCTGGCCGACGGCGCGACCGTGCTGACCGGCGACGAGTCGCTCCGGTCGCGACCGCACGGTCCGCTGCTGGAGGCCATCGAGGACCTGGGCGGCCGGGCCGAGAGCACCCGGGGGAACGGCCAGGCGCCGCTGGTGGTCGGCGGTCCCGTCTCCGGCGGGTCGGTCTCGATGCCCGGCGACGTCTCCTCGCAGTTCGTCTCGGCGCTGCTGATGGCCGGCGCGGTCACCGACGACGGCATCGAGGTGAACCTCGAAACCGAACTCAAGTCCGCGCCCTACGTCGACATCACGCTCGAACTCCTCGACGAGTTCGGCGTCGAGGCCGGGAAGCGCGACCTCGGCGCCGGCGGTGACGGCGCGGACGGTGGCGATGGAGACGGTGACGGAGCGAGCGGAGAACGAGGCGCGGGTGGCGGCACCTACTACGTCGAGGGCGGCCAGTTCTACGAACCCGAGGACGGCGAGTACCACGTCCCCGGCGACTTCTCGTCGATCTCGTACCTGCTCGGCGCGGGCGCGGTAGCGGCCGGTCCCGACGACCCGGTCCGCGTGAAGGGCGCCTATCCGAGCGCGCAAGGCGACTCCAAAATCGTCGGCGTCCTCGGGCGGATGGGCGCGGACGTCGACTGGAACCGGGACGACGGCGTCATCACGGTCCGACGCTCGGACCTCTCGGGCGTCGAGGTCGACGTCGGCGACACGCCCGACCTCCTGCCGACGATCGCGTCGCTGGGCGCGGTCGCCGACGGCGAGACCCGCATCGTCAACTGCGAGCACGTCCGGTACAAGGAGACCGACCGCGTGAGTGCGATGGCCGAGGAACTGGAGAAACTCGGCGCGACGACCCGCGAGAGCGCCGATCGCCTGACCGTGGTCGGCGCCGAGAGCGACCTGACCGGCGGCGCGGTCGACGGCCGGGGCGACCACCGCGTCGTGATGGCGCTGGCGGTGGCCGCGCTGGCGGCCGACGGCCCGACCACCATCGCGGGCGGCGAGCACGTCGACGTGTCGTTCCCCGACTTCTTCGACGTGCTCTACGACCTCGGCGCGACGGTGAATCGGTAG
- a CDS encoding universal stress protein, whose protein sequence is MEYLVAVDGSEPSMDALRYAVEQAAATGAAVLAVSVVVPEQFFTGGDDPPMSYTETADELVTEDIEDAENDAQAALDDAAEIGEQTGVEVETGMLYGEPVEAITEYADDQDVDAIYLGHRGLSEEYEGLVGSTAKDVVGRATVPVTVVR, encoded by the coding sequence ATGGAGTACCTCGTCGCGGTCGACGGCTCGGAACCCAGCATGGACGCGCTCCGGTACGCGGTCGAGCAGGCCGCCGCCACCGGCGCTGCGGTGCTCGCGGTCAGCGTCGTCGTGCCCGAACAGTTCTTCACCGGCGGCGACGACCCGCCGATGAGCTACACCGAGACCGCCGACGAACTGGTCACCGAGGACATCGAGGACGCCGAGAACGATGCCCAGGCCGCGCTCGACGACGCGGCCGAGATCGGCGAGCAGACCGGCGTCGAGGTCGAGACCGGGATGCTGTACGGCGAACCGGTCGAGGCCATCACCGAGTACGCCGACGACCAGGACGTCGACGCCATCTACCTGGGCCACCGCGGCCTCTCCGAGGAGTACGAGGGGCTGGTGGGCAGCACCGCCAAGGACGTCGTGGGGCGCGCGACGGTGCCCGTGACGGTCGTGCGGTAG
- a CDS encoding glycerol ABC transporter substrate-binding protein → MSGSRSSPADRTREPSTSLKVALALLALLGLAYSLLIATQPLLGVLFVVWIAGFYLLWRFLHLAERLVRAIERIADGTEGRNRAGRENRRERDGRDREREF, encoded by the coding sequence ATGTCCGGTTCCAGGTCCTCGCCCGCCGACCGCACCCGCGAGCCCTCGACCTCCCTGAAGGTCGCACTCGCGCTCCTCGCGCTCCTGGGCTTGGCGTACAGTCTCCTCATCGCCACCCAGCCGCTGCTCGGCGTGCTGTTCGTGGTGTGGATCGCGGGGTTCTACCTCCTCTGGCGGTTCCTCCACCTCGCGGAGCGACTCGTCCGGGCGATCGAGCGCATCGCGGACGGGACGGAGGGACGAAACCGCGCGGGGAGGGAGAACCGTCGGGAGCGCGACGGCCGGGACCGGGAGCGCGAGTTCTGA
- a CDS encoding M24 family metallopeptidase, translating into MNPDLSPLSDALADAGVDGYLLDADSGESDQLYLSGFDAPDEFVTLYTPEGTFLLVSGLEYCRATEESRADEVARLSDYGFQELVGEHGRAGARVRACAAFLDDRGVELVAAPERFPLGTADGLREQGLSVEVLDDDVVTRIRATKTDEEVEHIYEAQRANQAAMRAAEDLLAAADVEDGTLYYDGEVLTSERVKEEIEVTLLRHGCALDETIVACGADAAGPHNRGSGPLEAGETIVIDIFPRSKATKYHGDMTRTFVKGEPSDEVRRRYDDTREAFEAALDALEPGVTGREVHDAVCDVYEEKGYATLRSDPSTETGFIHSTGHGIGLDVHELPRVSPDGGELRPGHVVTIEPGLYDPEVGGIRIEDLVVVTEDGYENLTDYPIELQVE; encoded by the coding sequence ATGAACCCGGACCTGTCACCGCTCTCCGATGCGCTCGCCGACGCCGGCGTCGACGGCTACCTGCTCGACGCCGATTCGGGCGAGTCCGATCAGTTGTACCTCTCGGGCTTCGACGCGCCCGACGAGTTCGTCACGCTCTACACGCCCGAGGGGACGTTCCTGCTCGTCTCGGGGCTGGAGTACTGCCGGGCGACCGAGGAGAGTCGAGCCGACGAGGTGGCCCGGCTGTCGGACTACGGCTTTCAGGAACTGGTCGGCGAGCACGGCCGCGCCGGGGCCCGGGTCCGGGCCTGCGCCGCGTTTCTCGACGACCGCGGCGTGGAGTTGGTCGCCGCGCCCGAGCGGTTCCCCCTCGGCACCGCCGACGGCCTGCGCGAGCAGGGGCTCTCGGTCGAGGTACTGGACGACGACGTCGTGACCCGGATTCGCGCGACGAAGACCGACGAGGAGGTCGAGCACATCTACGAGGCCCAGCGGGCCAACCAGGCCGCGATGCGGGCGGCCGAGGACCTGCTGGCCGCGGCCGACGTCGAGGACGGGACGCTGTACTACGACGGCGAGGTGCTGACCAGCGAGCGCGTCAAGGAGGAGATAGAGGTCACACTGCTCCGCCACGGGTGCGCGCTCGACGAGACCATCGTGGCCTGCGGCGCCGACGCCGCCGGACCGCACAACCGCGGGAGCGGGCCCCTCGAAGCCGGCGAGACGATCGTCATCGACATCTTCCCGCGGAGCAAGGCGACCAAGTACCACGGCGACATGACCCGGACGTTCGTGAAGGGCGAGCCGAGCGATGAGGTCCGGCGGCGCTACGACGACACCCGCGAGGCGTTCGAGGCCGCGCTCGACGCGCTCGAACCCGGCGTCACCGGCAGGGAGGTTCACGACGCCGTCTGCGACGTCTACGAGGAGAAGGGGTACGCCACCCTCCGGAGCGACCCCTCGACCGAGACGGGGTTCATCCACAGCACCGGCCACGGCATCGGCCTCGACGTCCACGAACTCCCGCGGGTCAGCCCCGACGGCGGCGAGCTCCGGCCGGGCCACGTCGTCACCATCGAGCCCGGCCTCTACGACCCCGAGGTGGGCGGCATCCGCATCGAGGACCTCGTCGTCGTGACCGAGGACGGCTACGAGAACCTGACCGACTACCCCATCGAGCTGCAGGTGGAGTAG
- a CDS encoding aldo/keto reductase yields the protein MPMLGLGTYQMDDEECRESVGRAIEMGYRHLDTAEMYENEDAVGDAIGESGVDRDDLFVATKIAPENLDYDQVLQNAADSFERLGVDFVDLLYVHWPTGDYEATDTLDAFAELREEDIIGEIGVSNFTVELLEEAIEVAEEPIFANQVEMHPLLPQTELRQFCAQDDVDVELVAYSPIARGDVSDVDALQEVADKHDATPQQVSLAWLREKEVTAIPKATSEEHLRENWLSLDVELDDEDVEKIDDIEERQRIVDPDDAPWNQ from the coding sequence ATGCCGATGCTCGGTCTCGGCACCTACCAGATGGACGACGAGGAGTGCCGCGAGAGCGTCGGGCGGGCCATCGAGATGGGGTACCGCCACCTCGACACCGCCGAGATGTACGAGAACGAGGACGCGGTCGGCGACGCCATCGGCGAGTCCGGCGTGGACCGCGACGACCTGTTCGTGGCGACGAAGATCGCGCCGGAGAACCTCGACTACGACCAGGTGCTCCAGAACGCCGCCGACAGCTTCGAGCGGCTCGGCGTCGACTTCGTGGACCTGCTGTACGTCCACTGGCCGACCGGCGACTACGAGGCCACCGACACCCTCGACGCCTTCGCGGAACTGCGCGAGGAGGACATCATCGGCGAGATCGGCGTGAGCAACTTCACGGTCGAGCTGCTGGAGGAGGCCATCGAGGTGGCCGAGGAGCCCATTTTCGCCAACCAGGTCGAGATGCACCCGCTGCTCCCCCAGACCGAGCTCCGCCAGTTCTGCGCCCAGGACGACGTCGACGTCGAACTGGTCGCCTACTCCCCCATCGCCCGCGGCGACGTGTCGGACGTCGACGCGCTGCAGGAGGTCGCCGACAAGCACGACGCGACGCCCCAGCAGGTCAGCCTGGCGTGGCTCCGCGAGAAGGAGGTCACCGCCATCCCGAAGGCCACCAGCGAGGAGCACCTCCGGGAGAACTGGCTCAGCCTCGACGTGGAACTCGACGACGAGGACGTCGAGAAGATCGACGACATCGAGGAACGACAGCGCATCGTCGACCCCGACGACGCGCCCTGGAACCAGTAA